Genomic DNA from Raphanus sativus cultivar WK10039 unplaced genomic scaffold, ASM80110v3 Scaffold2262, whole genome shotgun sequence:
TTGTTGTAGGGTATCGATCTTATCGCTGGAGGTAAGAGCAAGAAGACCAAAAGGACAGCTCCTAAGTCCGATGATGTCTACCTCAAGCTTCTCGTCAAGGTAAATATAACACGAAGAATAGTCTTGTGAATCTCAATGGCTTTGCATTCTGAATCGTATGGTATAGATTGGTTTAGTTTTTTGCTCCTTTTGTAGCTATACCGGTTTTTGGTAAGGAGAACCGGAAGCAAGTTCGATGCTGTGATTCTTAAGAGGCTTTTCATGAGCAAGGTCAACAAAGCTCCTCTTTCGCTCTCTAAGCTCGTGGAGTTTATGAAGGGCAAGGTTTGTTTCCTTGAGAACCACTCGTAATTAGGTTTTGTTTTAACTGGATAAGCTTTTTGAATCGGTGTGATTTTCTTTCTCTTGCTTTAGGATGGTAAGATTGCTGTGTTGGTTGGGACTATTACCGATGATTTGAGAGTGCACGAGATCCCTGCCATGAAGGTTACTGCCTTGAGGTTTACAGAGAGGGCTAGGGCTAGGATTGAGAAAGCTGGTGGAGAGTGCTTGACCTTTGATCAGCTTGCTCTCGTTGCTCCTTTGGGACAGAACACGGTGAGTGGTTTGAAAATGAATCACCTTTTTATTGGAtgcttttgtatttttttgaaaaattgagCTTATGTGTATGTGTTTTGTGACAGGTTCTTCTTAGGGGACCAAAGAACTCGCGTGAAGCAGTGAAGCACTTTGGTCCAGCTCCTGGTGTGCCGCACAGTCACTCCAAGCCTTATGTTAGGTCTAAGGGAAGGAAGTTTGAGAAAGCCAGAGGAAAGCGAAAGAGTCGTGGCTTCAAGGTCTAAGATTGGTTTCGTTATGGTTGGTTTCGTTATCGAGATTTTGTTGCAGAACTCTTGTTCCTCTTCGCCTTTTGCAGACATTGTTTTGAGCTCTCTATCTTTCTGTTCTACTCGACAATTAAATGTTTTTCCTAATATCCCTTTTAAGAGTTTAGTTATACCAAGCCTCGTTGAGATTGTTTAGGAGCAGTGATTACACATCTCTACTGCTTATTAAATTTACACTGGTACAACTTTGGAAATGATCTGCAAAATATTTTCCATAACCATAATGAAGTGAAACACACTAATGTTTCTCGGGAACACTGAAACACAACTCAATTGTAACGGAAAGTGGCTCAAAATTTCGATACTGGGCTTTTGAAATTGTTAAAAGTGATAATTGGAATCACTGGAGGGCTTAATTTTGCAACAAAATACTTCCATGGGTGCATAATGTAAACAGGTAAAAGAATAAGGAGTTTTACGCAATTTCAATAACTCTTCCCCCTTTCGAATTAGGCCTGGGATTTTTACCCATATCCATTtatccgacccgaaaccgacccgaaattgaccggtttggtttggtttgggtaagCCCAAATTTATCCGATggatcaaattatatttaaccatGGATAtcgggtcggttcgggtattTACCCGAAATCCAATGGGTACCCGATTTAAACCGAATTCTATgtaaaaacacataaatatgTGTCTCATGAGGATCGAACCCAGGTGTGAAAGCTGATATAACATGTGCAATACCACTGGACCACCATaactttattgtatattttacattttacttatatatctctattttgttttgttatttatgtttacATTGTAACCGCTGAGAGTCGAACCTGAGTTGTTTAGGGTCAAGTCTCAAAAGTAATACCACTAGACTAGCTCAACTTCtttgtatttatatacatattagtagtatatatacgatattcatttattttcataaaaaaataaaaatacaatgaataaaataaaaaatatttcagatattgagtatgattttggataaaatttaaCCGAACCGAATGTTACCGATTTTTCCGGGTTATACATGGTTATTTCATCAAAAatccgaaccgacccggaaccggtcggtaccgaaccgaaaccgaaccgtaAGTCTTCCAAGTACTCATTGgatataatttctaaataaccGAAATATCCGGATCCGAACGGGTACtatccgaaaccgaaccgaataccCGAAATCCCATGCCTATTTCGAATCCTGGTAAAATCCGGTTAAATCCCGGTTAGACTCACCCCTTCCCGCAATTCAAGGTgaatttgaatttcaaaaaagaaaaagaggacAGCGCACGCCTACCCATCTCTTTCCGCAATTAAAGGGATACCAGTTCTTACTCCAATACAAATACACCTTTAAACCTAGAATTAGAAAAAAGCCAGATCTAGATCTAGCTTTAACGAGAGAGCGTCTTCATACACGTCCTCTGTCTTCGTTCTTCCTTTTCTGCAAATTTTTCTTCCCCCCGAAACGAAAATGAGGGAATGCATCTCGATCCACATTGGTCAAGCTGGTATCCAGGTCGGAAACGCCTGCTGGGAGCTTTACTACCTTGAACATGGCATTCAGGTTCTTCTCTCCTTCCTTCCTCCTTCGTGTATCGATCCGTTTGTTTTCATTTCGCTTTGGTCAGATCTGACATATCAGTCGCTACGTTTCCTTTGTTCTTAGTAATTGATTAGACCTGTGATTGATTTCGATCTCTGTAACCGATTCTAGATCCGTTTCTCGTTTTCGACTACATCTGTGATTCATTGTTATTTTCTCGCACTTCGTTAGATCAGATCTGACGTATTCTTAACTGCATTTACAATCGTTCTTTAGTAATCTGTTTAGATCTAATGTATGGTTGATTCAGATCCGTTGGATTAGTTCTTTTATATAACGGGAACTCGTGTAGATCTGTGTTCGATTCGCTATGATTGTTGCGAGAGAAAGAAACGACGGACGATAACTCTTAGCATGCATCGATCTGTAAAAGTTGTTTTCGCTGGATCTGATTATATTCATTCTGTACTGATATGCTGTTTTCTGGATCTGGATTGGTGCAGCCTGATGGACAGATGCCGAGTGACAAGACTGTTGGAGGAGGTGACGATGCTTTCAACACCTTCTTCAGTGAAACTGGCGCTGGGAAGCACGTTCCTCGCGCTGTCTTCGTCGACCTTGAGCCCACCGTGATCGACGAGGTCAGGTCCGGTACTTACCGTCAGCTTTTCCACCCTGAACAGCTCATCAGCGGTAAAAAAGACGCTGCTAACAACTTCGCCCGTGGCCATTACACCAGTAAGTTATACTTCTCCATCAGCACAAACCCAACAACTTTTAAAGCTACTCCTCAGCCCAAGCCCATTGGGCTTGTGTTGGTACCCTCATTACATCATTAGCCCACATTTTGTTGATTTTACTGAGTTGGTTTTGTAATGTTTTCTCAATTTTGAAGGAGATTGTTGATCTGTGTTTGGACCGTATCAGAAAGCTTGCTGATAACTGCACTGGTCTCCAAGGATTCCTTGTCTTCAACGCTGTTGGTGGAGGAACTGGATCTGGTCTGGGTTCTCTTCTCCTTGAGAGACTCTCTGTGGACTATGGGAAAAATTCCAAGCTTGGTTTCACTGTTTACCCATCTCCACAGGTCTCTACATCTGTTGTTGAGCCGTACAACAGTGTCCTCTCCACTCACTCTCTCCTGGAACACACTGATGTCTCTATCCTCCTCGACAATGAAGCTATCTACGACATCTGTAGACGTTTCTTAAACATTGAGAGGCCAACCTACACCAACCTTAACCGTCTCGTTTCTCAGGTATAAAGCAATTCAAATAACAGCTCTTGATGTTGCTTCATTACTGATGTGATCTTGGTTCAGGTTATCTCTTCATTGACTGCTTCTCTAAGGTTCGATGGTGCCTTGAACGTGGATGTCACTGAGTTCCAGACCAACTTGGTCCCATACCCAAGAATCCACTTCATGCTTTCTTCCTACGCACCAGTCATCTCTGCTGAGAAGGCCTTCCACGAGCAACTCTCTGTCGCTGAGATCACCAACAGTGCGTTCGAGCCAGCTTCCATGATGGCTAAGTGTGACCCACGTCACGGGAAATACATGGCTTGCTGTTTGATGTACCGTGGTGATGTCGTCCCCAAGGAAGTCAACGCAGCTGTCGGAACCATCAAGACCAAACGTACCATCCAGTTCGTTGACTGGTGTCCTACTGGATTCAAGTGCGGTATCAACTACCAGCCGCCAACTGTTGTTCCTGGAGGAGACCTCG
This window encodes:
- the LOC108809375 gene encoding tubulin alpha-2 chain-like isoform X3, with product MRECISIHIGQAGIQVGNACWELYYLEHGIQPDGQMPSDKTVGGGDDAFNTFFSETGAGKHVPRAVFVDLEPTVIDEVRSGTYRQLFHPEQLISGKKDAANNFARGHYTSNWFCNVFSILKEIVDLCLDRIRKLADNCTGLQGFLVFNAVGGGTGSGLGSLLLERLSVDYGKNSKLGFTVYPSPQVSTSVVEPYNSVLSTHSLLEHTDVSILLDNEAIYDICRRFLNIERPTYTNLNRLVSQVISSLTASLRFDGALNVDVTEFQTNLVPYPRIHFMLSSYAPVISAEKAFHEQLSVAEITNSAFEPASMMAKCDPRHGKYMACCLMYRGDVVPKEVNAAVGTIKTKRTIQFVDWCPTGFKCGINYQPPTVVPGGDLAKVQRAVCMISNSTSVAEVKGSSLRLVRILLRWRRIMRRLVPKVVMMKMTKVRSTKKLKNVLNKNGCCVFLLSFCVLREWARNTLVTSL
- the LOC108809375 gene encoding tubulin alpha-2 chain-like isoform X1; its protein translation is MRECISIHIGQAGIQVGNACWELYYLEHGIQPDGQMPSDKTVGGGDDAFNTFFSETGAGKHVPRAVFVDLEPTVIDEVRSGTYRQLFHPEQLISGKKDAANNFARGHYTSKLYFSISTNPTTFKATPQPKPIGLVLEIVDLCLDRIRKLADNCTGLQGFLVFNAVGGGTGSGLGSLLLERLSVDYGKNSKLGFTVYPSPQVSTSVVEPYNSVLSTHSLLEHTDVSILLDNEAIYDICRRFLNIERPTYTNLNRLVSQVISSLTASLRFDGALNVDVTEFQTNLVPYPRIHFMLSSYAPVISAEKAFHEQLSVAEITNSAFEPASMMAKCDPRHGKYMACCLMYRGDVVPKEVNAAVGTIKTKRTIQFVDWCPTGFKCGINYQPPTVVPGGDLAKVQRAVCMISNSTSVAEVFSRIDHKFDLMYAKRAFVHWYVGEGMEEGEFSEAREDLAALEKDYEEVGAEGGDDEDDEGEEY
- the LOC130505423 gene encoding 60S ribosomal protein L18-2-like: MGIDLIAGGKSKKTKRTAPKSDDVYLKLLVKLYRFLVRRTGSKFDAVILKRLFMSKVNKAPLSLSKLVEFMKGKDGKIAVLVGTITDDLRVHEIPAMKVTALRFTERARARIEKAGGECLTFDQLALVAPLGQNTVLLRGPKNSREAVKHFGPAPGVPHSHSKPYVRSKGRKFEKARGKRKSRGFKV
- the LOC108809375 gene encoding tubulin alpha-2 chain-like isoform X2, translating into MRECISIHIGQAGIQVGNACWELYYLEHGIQPDGQMPSDKTVGGGDDAFNTFFSETGAGKHVPRAVFVDLEPTVIDEVRSGTYRQLFHPEQLISGKKDAANNFARGHYTSNWFCNVFSILKEIVDLCLDRIRKLADNCTGLQGFLVFNAVGGGTGSGLGSLLLERLSVDYGKNSKLGFTVYPSPQVSTSVVEPYNSVLSTHSLLEHTDVSILLDNEAIYDICRRFLNIERPTYTNLNRLVSQVISSLTASLRFDGALNVDVTEFQTNLVPYPRIHFMLSSYAPVISAEKAFHEQLSVAEITNSAFEPASMMAKCDPRHGKYMACCLMYRGDVVPKEVNAAVGTIKTKRTIQFVDWCPTGFKCGINYQPPTVVPGGDLAKVQRAVCMISNSTSVAEVFSRIDHKFDLMYAKRAFVHWYVGEGMEEGEFSEAREDLAALEKDYEEVGAEGGDDEDDEGEEY